In Necator americanus strain Aroian chromosome IV, whole genome shotgun sequence, the following proteins share a genomic window:
- a CDS encoding hypothetical protein (NECATOR_CHRIV.G16227.T1) — protein sequence MHIALLLLGVGSAFANYDTQPSGYGDNNAYDVQHVAKKSPHNKPVDYTRSNDFPGFNFIGNKIAEQTLGQVNTQGQSNVQKGGDQTNVGLNQNEVNVGQVNNQNTGSGKRGYDAPYRPTYPGGYNPNPATNILGNNFDLQTLGQVNTQGQTSVQQGGDQTNVGSNANTVNVGQTNTQGGVGTGGYKPSYDAPRPYGGYQGGYNPATNVLGNNFDLQTLGQVNTQGQTSVQQGGDQTNVGSNTNAVNVGQTNTQGGAGAGAGYRPSYDAPSYGAVLIPINPSTGGYAGGYAGAGGNVVGNKFDVQNLGQVSSQGQANLQKGGDQTNVGVNQNAVNVGQQNNQGGAGAGYRPSYDAPSYGAGAGAGYNGGPIYVPDFNNFIKNNVNSQTLGQANTQGQVNVQKGGDQTNVGSNANTVNVGQQNNQGGNGGSYGKPSYDVPRYAAILIPNYNVVGNKIDAQTLGQVNTQGQSNVQQGGDQTNVGSNANAVNVGQANTQGTAGTKPSYDAPRGFFYAGNRYSGQNLGQGSTQGQGNYQQGGAQGNFGVNSNVINVSQTNTQTVDGFK from the exons ATGCATATCGCACTGCTGCTCCTAGGTGTTGGTTCCGCTTTCGCCAATTATGATACTCAGCCGTCAGGTTACGGTGACAATAATGCATACGATGTGCAGCATGTGGCAAAGAAGTCTCCCCACAACAAGCCAGTAGACTACACCAGGTCTAATGACTTCCCCGGCTTCAACTTCATCGGAAATAAGATAGCTGAGCAGACTCTTGGCCAGGTCAACACTCAAGGACAGTCTAACGTTCAGAAG GGAGGAGATCAGACCAACGTAGGTCTGAACCAAAACGAAGTCAATGTTGGACAGGTCAATAACCAGAACACTGGCTCCGGAAAGAGAGGATATGATGCCCCATACAGACCTACTTACCCTGGAGGCTACAATCCAAACCCAGCCACTAACATCCTCGGCAATAACTTTGATCTACAAACCCTGGGACAGGTTAACACCCAAGGACAAACTAGTGTCCAACAAGGAGGTGATCAGACTAACGTTGGATCCAACGCCAACACCGTGAACGTCGGACAAACCAACACTCAG GGTGGTGTCGGAACTGGTGGATACAAACCCAGCTATGATGCTCCTCGACCCTATGGCGGTTACCAAGGTGGATATAACCCAGCCACCAACGTCCTAGGCAACAACTTCGATTTGCAAACCCTCGGACAGGTCAACACCCAAGGACAAACTAGTGTTCAACAGGGAGGTGATCAGACCAACGTCGGATCCAACACCAACGCCGTAAACGTTGGACAAACCAACACTCAG GGTGGAGCTGGAGCCGGAGCAGGCTACAGACCTTCATACGATGCTCCTTCTTATGGAGCCGTGCTAATTCCAATCAACCCTTCAACAGGAGGATATGCCGGAGGATACGCAGGTGCAGGTGGAAATGTCGTAGGAAACAAATTCGATGTCCAAAATCTAGGACAG GTCAGCAGCCAAGGCCAAGCAAACTTGCAGAAGGGAGGTGATCAAACTAATGTCGGTGTGAACCAGAACGCTGTAAACGTAGGCCAGCAGAACAATCAG GGAGGTGCGGGAGCAGGATACAGGCCTTCATATGATGCTCCAAGCTACGGAGCCGGTGCCGGTGCAGGATACAACGGCGGACCAATCTACGTGCCTGACTTCAACAACTTCATCAAGAACAACGTTAATTCACAGACTCTCGGACAG GCCAATACCCAAGGGCAAGTAAATGTGCAGAAGGGAGGTGATCAGACAAATGTCGGATCCAACGCAAACACCGTCAATGTTGGTCAGCAGAACAATCAG GGAGGGAACGGCGGCTCCTATGGAAAACCATCTTACGATGTCCCCAGATATGCTGCTATTCTTATCCCTAACTACAACGTAGTTGGCAACAAAATTGATGCCCAAACACTTGGACAG GTCAACACCCAAGGGCAAAGCAATGTACAGCAAGGAGGCGACCAGACCAATGTCGGATCAAATGCCAACGCCGTCAACGTTGGGCAGGCTAACACTCAG GGAACTGCTGGCACTAAACCTAGCTATGACGCTCCGCGCGGATTCTTTTATGCTGGAAACAGATACAGCGGCCAGAATCTTGGACAGGGCAGCACACAGGGCCAAGGAAACTATCAACAG GGCGGAGCTCAGGGCAATTTCGGAGTTAACAGCAACGTTATAAACGTCAGCCAAACCAACACACAAACTGTTGACGGTTTCAAGTAA
- a CDS encoding hypothetical protein (NECATOR_CHRIV.G16231.T1) — translation MEVAADLRPVLGPALVRLDPMRIKQLQSPTVYKAIDDLAKLSAQCMQLRAPLTCCEKLVMSDHTLYLSWEYDQEKNVSRLIGFAKVGRKKLFLYDSDMQTYEGEILHVFILLS, via the exons ATGGAGGTTGCAGCCGACCTGCGTCCTGTTCTTGGTCCAGCACTCGTTCGTCTGGATCCCATGCGGATCAAACAGTTGCA GTCACCGACCGTCTACAAAGCGATTGATGATTTGGCCAAATTATCTGCCCAATGTATGCAACTTCGGGCACCGCTTACATGTTGCGAGAAGTTGGTGATGTCGGATCATACGCTGTACTTGAGTTGGGAATACGATCA GGAGAAGAATGTTAGCCGACTCATCGGGTTCGCAAAAGTTGGCAGGAAGAAGTTGTTTTTGTACGATTCCGATATGCAAACATATGAAGGAGAG ATACTTCATGTTTTCATATTGTTGTCTTGA
- a CDS encoding hypothetical protein (NECATOR_CHRIV.G16228.T1), producing MRTLVLLLGIAHVYAHYSTQPSGYGNNNAYEVQHTAKKSPNNKPVDYTRSNDFPGFNFIGNKVSQQNLGQHNQQGQTNVQKGGDQTNVGANANAVNVGQVNNQDYSAILIPNNNFDGRYQSHDAPTYTAILIPRSSYGQSQHPLYDGEVIASSPDNKMAQHQLGQGANQGRYTGGAQAGTIVINNIIYVTQTATQTVSGTR from the exons ATGCGCACACTTGTATTACTTCTTGGCATTGCGCACGTTTACGCTCACTACAGTACTCAACCGTCTGGATACGGTAACAACAATGCGTATGAAGTGCAGCATACAGCAAAGAAGTCACCTAACAACAAGCCAGTGGACTACACTAGGTCTAATGACTTCCCTGGCTTCAACTTCATTGGTAACAAGGTCTCTCAGCAAAACCTTGGTCAGCACAACCAACAAGGACAAACTAACGTCCAGAAG GGAGGAGATCAGACCAACGTAGGAGCAAATGCCAATGCCGTCAATGTAGGACAAGTGAACAACCAA GACTATTCTGCCATACTAATTCCAAACAACAATTTCGATGGCAGGTATCAATCTCACGACGCCCCTACTTATACTGCGATCCTAATCCCTCGCAGTAGCTATGGCCAAAGCCAACATCCACTCTATGATGGTGAAGTTATTGCTTCGT CTCCTGACAATAAAATGGCACAGCATCAACTCGGACAGGGTGCAAATCAGGGACGGTATACG GGCGGAGCCCAGGCTGGCACGATTGTTATTAACAACATTATCTACGTCACCCAAACTGCTACGCAGACTGTCAGCGGGACGAG GTGA
- a CDS encoding hypothetical protein (NECATOR_CHRIV.G16230.T1) has translation MHIALLLLGVGCAFANYDTQPSGYGNNNAYEVQHVAKKSPYNKPVDYTRSNDFPGFNFFGNKVSQQNLGQTNTQGQSNFQKGGDQTNAGLNQNQVNVGQQNKQKVGSRGYDAPYRPTYPGGYNPNPATNILGNNFDLQTLGQVNTQGQTSVQQGGDQTNVGSNANAVNVGQTNTQGGVSGGYNGGYKPSYDAPRPYGGYQGGYNPTTNVLGNKFDLQTLGQVNTQGQSSVQQGGDQTNVGSNANAVNVGQTNTQGGVSGGYNGGYKPSYDAPRPYGGYQSGGYNPFNVLGNNFDLQTLGQANTQGQQNAQIGGAQTNAGYNQNAVNVGQTNNQGGAGAGAGYKPSYDAPSYGAVLIPINPSTGGYAGGYAGAGGNVVGNRYDIQNLGQVSNQGQANLQKGGDQTNVGLNQNAVNGGAGAGYKPSYDAPSYGAGAGAGYNGGPIYVPDFGNFIKNNVYSQNLGQASTQGQQNVQKGGDQANVGVNANTVNVGQTNNQGGAGGKSYDAPQQGFNPFNFINNKVFQQNLGQTNTQGQSNAQIGGAQTNFGQNLNTVNVGQTNNQFSDVPTYGKPAPPAYKPAPPAYKPSPPAYKPSPPAYKPSPPAYKPSPPAYKPSPPAYKPSPPAYKPSPPAYKPEPESSGYRH, from the exons ATGCATATCGCACTACTTCTCCTTGGTGTCGGTTGCGCTTTTGCCAATTATGATACGCAGCCGTCTGGCTACGGTAACAATAACGCGTACGAGGTGCAGCATGTGGCAAAGAAGTCACCCTACAACAAACCAGTAGACTACACTAGGTCTAATGACTTCCCTGGCTTCAACTTCTTCGGCAACAAAGTCTCTCAGCAAAACCTTGGCCAGACCAACACCCAGGGACAGAGTAACTTCCAAAAG GGAGGTGACCAGACTAACGCAGGGTTGAATCAAAATCAAGTCAACGTTGGTCagcaaaataaacagaaagtcGGCAGCAGAGGATATGACGCCCCATACAGGCCTACTTATCCCGGCGGCTACAATCCAAACCCAGCTACTAACATCCTCGGCAATAACTTTGATCTACAAACCCTCGGACAAGTTAACACCCAAGGACAGACTAGCGTTCAACAAGGAGGTGACCAGACCAATGTCGGATCCAACGCTAACGCAGTTAACGTAGGCCAAACGAACACTCag GGTGGTGTAAGTGGTGGATACAACGGTGGATACAAACCCAGCTATGACGCTCCTCGACCATATGGCGGTTATCAGGGTGGATACAACCCAACCACCAACGTCCTTGGCAACAAATTTGATCTACAGACTCTCGGACAAGTTAACACCCAAGGACAGTCTAGCGTTCAACAAGGAGGTGACCAGACCAATGTCGGATCCAACGCAAACGCCGTGAATGTCGGCCAAACGAACACCCAG GGTGGTGTAAGTGGTGGATACAACGGTGGATACAAACCCAGCTATGACGCGCCTCGACCATATGGCGGTTATCAAAGTGGAGGATACAATCCATTCAACGTACTTGGCAACAACTTCGACCTCCAGACCCTTGGACAGGCTAACACGCAGGGTCAACAAAACGCACAAATCGGCGGCGCTCAAACCAACGCTGGATACAACCAAAATGCCGTTAACGTTGGTCAGACCAACAACCAG GGAGGTGCCGGAGCCGGAGCAGGTTACAAACCATCATACGATGCTCCTTCTTATGGAGCCGTGCTAATTCCAATCAACCCCTCAACAGGAGGATATGCCGGAGGATATGCAGGTGCAGGTGGAAACGTCGTAGGAAACAGATACGATATCCAAAATCTGGGACAG GTCAGCAACCAAGGCCAAGCAAACTTGCAGAAGGGAGGTGATCAAACTAATGTCGGTCTGAACCAGAACGCTGTAAAC GGAGGTGCGGGAGCAGGATACAAACCTTCGTATGATGCTCCAAGTTACGGAGCAGGAGCCGGCGCCGGATACAACGGCGGACCAATCTACGTTCCTGACTTCGGCAACTTCATCAAGAACAACGTCTATTCGCAGAATCTTGGCCAG GCAAGTACCCAAGGACAACAGAACGTACAGAAAGGCGGTGACCAGGCCAACGTTGGAGTTAACGCCAATACTGTGAATGTTGGACAAACCAACAATCAG GGAGGTGCGGGAGGAAAGAGCTACGACGCTCCACAACAGGGATTCAACCCATTTAACTTCATCAACAATAAGGTATTCCAGCAAAACCTTGGACAAACCAATACCCAAGGACAATCTAATGCTCAG ATTGGCGGCGCACAAACCAACTTTGGGCAGAACCTGAACACCGTAAACGTCGGTCAAACGAACAACCAGTTCAGCGATGTACCAACATACGGAAAGCCGGCTCCTCCAGCATACAAACCCGCTCCTCCAGCGTACAAACCATCTCCTCCAGCTTACAAACCATCTCCTCCCGCTTACAAACCATCTCCTCCCGCTTACAAGCCCTCCCCTCCAGCATACAAGCCATCTCCTCCAGCTTACAAGCCCTCCCCTCCGGCATACAAGCCCTCCCCTCCGGCATACAAGCCCGAGCCAGAAAGCAGCGGCTACAGGCATTAG
- a CDS encoding hypothetical protein (NECATOR_CHRIV.G16231.T2) produces the protein MEVAADLRPVLGPALVRLDPMRIKQLQSPTVYKAIDDLAKLSAQCMQLRAPLTCCEKLVMSDHTLYLSWEYDQEKNVSRLIGFAKVGRKKLFLYDSDMQTYEGEVRFFV, from the exons ATGGAGGTTGCAGCCGACCTGCGTCCTGTTCTTGGTCCAGCACTCGTTCGTCTGGATCCCATGCGGATCAAACAGTTGCA GTCACCGACCGTCTACAAAGCGATTGATGATTTGGCCAAATTATCTGCCCAATGTATGCAACTTCGGGCACCGCTTACATGTTGCGAGAAGTTGGTGATGTCGGATCATACGCTGTACTTGAGTTGGGAATACGATCA GGAGAAGAATGTTAGCCGACTCATCGGGTTCGCAAAAGTTGGCAGGAAGAAGTTGTTTTTGTACGATTCCGATATGCAAACATATGAAGGAGAGGTGCGATTCTTTGTTTAA
- a CDS encoding hypothetical protein (NECATOR_CHRIV.G16229.T1) has product MKSLILLLALLPISLQNPRYRIDASGYGDNNPEEVQYAAKKSPRNKPVDYTSPGTSGPSSSKQGGKTTAYRPNDEAPAYSAILVPNNWIKNNIYAQALGQVNTQGQQNVQKGGDQTNAGVNSNQVNVGQSNQQGAGAGSYGPSYDAPTYTAIIFPRTNVIGNRIDAQTLGQGNYQGQLNVQQGGDQANVGSNANTLNVGQVNNQGVTGPSYDAGGRGRGNNKDDDKKGGSKSQPIIINNYIYVTQAANQAVSGTAAAPAPAPATSG; this is encoded by the exons ATGAAATCCTTGATACTCCTACTAGCATTGCTTCCAATTTCCCTACAAAACCCCCGATACCGAATAGATGCTTCTGGCTACGGTGACAACAATCCAGAGGAAGTACAGTATGCTGCCAAGAAGTCTCCACGCAACAAACCTGTGGACTATACGTCACCAGGAACTTCTGGTCCTAGTTCATCGAAGCAG GGAGGAAAAACAACTGCTTACAGACCAAATGATGAAGCTCCTGCTTATTCAGCTATTCTTGTTCCTAACAATTGGattaaaaacaacatttatGCTCAGGCACTAGGACAG GTCAATACTCAAGGGCaacaaaatgtgcaaaaaggAGGCGACCAAACTAATGCTGGAGTTAATAGTAATCAGGTGAACGTCGGACAATCCAACCAACAG GGAGCAGGTGCCGGAAGCTATGGGCCCTCGTACGATGCGCCAACCTATACTGCTATAATTTTCCCTCGTACTAATGTCATTGGTAATAGGATAGACGCTCAAACCCTTGGTCAG GGTAACTACCAAGGGCAACTTAACGTACAGCAAGGAGGAGATCAAGCTAACGTGGGCAGTAACGCTAACACGCTCAATGTTGGACAAGTGAATAACCAG GGAGTTACCGGACCAAGTTATGATGCTGGCGGACGAG GCCGTGGTAATAATAAGGATGATGACAAGAAAGGAGGATCCAAA AGTCAACCGATAATTATCAACAACTACATATACGTCACCCAAGCGGCTAACCAAGCTGTCAGTGGCACCGCCGCAGCGCCTGCACCTGCTCCTGCTACGAGCGGTTGA